Proteins from a genomic interval of Pirellulales bacterium:
- a CDS encoding BlaI/MecI/CopY family transcriptional regulator — translation MAGRQLTRYELEIMDVVWRLGEVTVHDVCANLSRPLAYTTVMTSLGILERKKGVLDRSKRGRAFVYRPRVSREEVSRDLLRDLRDVLFGGSLPSLVLNLMADESVSQEDIQALKDSLRDLEPKK, via the coding sequence ATGGCGGGTAGGCAACTCACAAGATATGAATTGGAAATCATGGACGTCGTGTGGCGTCTGGGCGAGGTGACCGTCCATGATGTGTGCGCGAATCTTTCGCGACCGCTGGCGTACACCACGGTCATGACCAGCCTTGGGATCCTCGAGCGAAAAAAAGGCGTTCTTGACCGCTCCAAGCGTGGCCGCGCATTCGTCTATCGGCCGCGCGTCTCTCGCGAGGAGGTCTCGCGCGATTTACTCCGTGACCTGCGTGACGTGCTATTCGGAGGGTCGTTGCCCTCGCTGGTTCTGAATCTCATGGCCGACGAGTCCGTCTCGCAGGAGGATATCCAGGCACTTAAAGATAGCTTGCGCGACTTGGAGCCGAAGAAATGA
- a CDS encoding DUF1559 domain-containing protein yields the protein MRRNGLTILELLVAVAILGLLAALLLPAINEARNAAWRTQCTNNLHQIGLAIEAHSEIRATLPQGWTLDTTGKSAFGWLVHLLPFSEASQVHAAIDLHCSLNSRTNQAACQIAMPMLLCPSDIVEPLFALYQETGLHADGGQRSDVILLWLASCNYLGVFGTNAPDDVPTPIGDGPFINTRPIRLVELERGLSNTMLVGERTASKCASAWIGFAVAGEDAGARVLGSAMTAPNRPDSDETEFSSRHPGCANFLWADGHVAPISESVDGETYRKLAKRREDAR from the coding sequence ATGCGACGGAACGGGCTGACGATTCTTGAGCTCCTCGTGGCCGTTGCCATTCTGGGGCTGCTCGCTGCGCTGTTGCTTCCGGCGATTAACGAAGCGCGCAATGCGGCGTGGCGTACGCAATGCACAAATAACCTGCACCAGATTGGCCTCGCAATCGAGGCGCATTCCGAAATCCGCGCGACGCTGCCGCAGGGATGGACACTGGATACAACCGGCAAGTCGGCCTTTGGCTGGCTGGTACACCTGCTGCCATTCAGCGAAGCGAGCCAGGTACACGCTGCCATCGATCTGCACTGTTCGCTGAATAGCAGAACGAATCAGGCCGCCTGCCAGATTGCCATGCCAATGCTCCTTTGCCCCTCGGATATCGTTGAACCGCTTTTCGCGCTGTATCAAGAGACCGGGCTGCATGCCGATGGCGGCCAACGGTCGGACGTTATTCTATTGTGGCTGGCATCCTGCAATTATCTTGGTGTCTTTGGCACCAATGCTCCCGACGATGTGCCCACGCCGATTGGCGACGGACCATTCATCAATACGCGGCCCATTCGGCTGGTCGAGTTGGAGCGCGGCTTGAGCAACACGATGCTGGTCGGTGAGCGAACTGCCAGCAAATGCGCATCGGCATGGATCGGCTTCGCCGTCGCCGGCGAAGATGCCGGGGCCCGGGTCTTGGGTAGTGCGATGACCGCGCCCAACCGCCCCGACTCTGACGAAACGGAGTTTTCCAGCCGGCATCCAGGCTGTGCCAATTTTCTATGGGCCGATGGACATGTGGCCCCCATTTCGGAATCTGTCGACGGTGAGACTTATCGAAAACTGGCCAAGCGCCGTGAGGATGCAAGGTAA
- a CDS encoding PEP-CTERM sorting domain-containing protein gives MRMSLVGLLNRLAMHAAAAASLLVVATVAHGQTVTTSFTPISSFTPGDLVVMRTGDATNADSSSVTNQVPVYLDEYTPSGTYVGTVSIPSTGAGAFTLPGSGDNQHQGVLNLSTDGKWLAFAGYNSTVGSSDANIDASVGKLAGKISLTASSLDTSTVVNSYGAGSANPYIRGAFTTDGNQFWTFGKYSATGATSNGGLAYVSGTGPSATTTTVEGFADWRDVIAVNGQLYGGTGSSSVGNHGPYQISTGLPTTNLGNSLSNNTQLGNYPGGQSASALALLNVPGNPNTQNGLNVLYTIGDQSTAGITKYYFNGTSWVNQTNVPLAAGADNVSNPTGLIAVQDPTNPNWVDITVSGQNGIYTYVDKTGYNGAIPANSFTHIVGNSGFDQFRGVATVPTPEPSTFVLAGLGVLGAGIVKYRRRKA, from the coding sequence ATGAGAATGAGTCTGGTCGGCCTGCTCAACAGGCTTGCGATGCACGCCGCCGCCGCGGCAAGCTTGCTGGTTGTCGCCACGGTCGCGCACGGTCAAACCGTGACGACGAGCTTCACCCCGATTTCGAGCTTCACTCCGGGCGATCTGGTTGTCATGCGCACGGGTGATGCCACCAACGCCGACAGCAGCAGTGTCACGAACCAAGTTCCGGTCTACCTCGACGAGTACACCCCCTCGGGTACGTACGTCGGCACCGTTAGCATCCCCTCGACGGGCGCGGGCGCGTTCACGCTGCCTGGCAGCGGTGACAATCAGCATCAGGGTGTGTTAAACCTGTCGACGGATGGCAAGTGGCTGGCGTTTGCTGGCTACAATTCGACGGTCGGTTCGTCGGACGCCAACATTGACGCTTCGGTCGGCAAATTGGCCGGCAAGATCTCGCTGACGGCCAGCTCGCTCGATACGTCGACGGTTGTCAACTCGTACGGCGCCGGAAGCGCGAATCCGTACATTCGTGGTGCTTTCACGACCGATGGCAACCAGTTCTGGACTTTCGGTAAGTATTCGGCCACCGGCGCGACCTCCAACGGCGGTTTGGCCTACGTGAGCGGCACCGGTCCCAGCGCGACCACGACCACCGTGGAAGGGTTCGCCGATTGGCGCGATGTGATCGCGGTGAACGGGCAGTTGTACGGCGGCACGGGCTCGAGCTCGGTTGGCAATCACGGCCCCTACCAGATCAGCACCGGCCTGCCCACCACGAATCTGGGCAACTCGCTGAGCAACAACACGCAGTTGGGCAACTATCCGGGCGGACAGTCGGCCTCGGCCTTGGCGCTGCTGAACGTGCCGGGCAACCCCAACACGCAGAACGGTCTGAACGTCCTGTACACCATTGGGGACCAGAGCACAGCCGGTATCACCAAGTACTATTTCAACGGGACCTCTTGGGTCAATCAGACCAACGTGCCGCTCGCCGCCGGTGCCGACAACGTGTCGAATCCCACCGGGTTGATTGCCGTGCAGGATCCGACGAACCCGAACTGGGTTGACATCACCGTATCGGGCCAGAACGGCATCTACACCTACGTGGACAAGACGGGCTACAACGGCGCTATTCCGGCGAATTCGTTCACGCACATCGTCGGCAACAGCGGGTTCGACCAGTTCCGTGGCGTCGCCACGGTCCCCACGCCCGAACCCAGCACCTTTGTGTTGGCCGGCCTGGGCGTTCTTGGTGCCGGTATCGTCAAGTACCGCCGCCGCAAGGCCTAG
- a CDS encoding dockerin type I domain-containing protein, with protein MSRKPVLAAVLAVTAWSTSVPFVMAQNTPITSFTPGDLVVMRGGDTTHSQQDYSIGEVPAYLDEYTPAGTYVGTYAIPTSVMTLPGIGLNSHEGHLNVSGNGQDIDFAGYQQAVDPSTPRVTDGSGTGDYYQVGQVSLGGTFTHTALDTSQAFPQFIRAAYSVDGTQMWVASKYNGPTANGFGGGLEYIANFGTATAHTTALQGGTDWRTVQVVGGQLYGGTGSSSVGAHGFYAIGQGAPTTPLPANTLLSPIGNNSVTAFSFTTLPGSQPINGVAGTPNVVYVTGDPSGTAYLGKLYSPGGTPLGASNLTFASTANFSGLGTPEGLSVRIDPTNSSWVDIFLQTTTGVYSAIDKSGASNAGFGSLQFTQIVSSTSDTSFYGLALIPTAAQVLVGDVNLDGIVNSQDLALISSNWLASGANEEGDVNHDGIVNSQDLALVSSNWLATAPGGSGNAAAVPEPGTFVLAIMALLGWQFGRRRFVVTRPAAPGG; from the coding sequence TTGTCACGCAAACCAGTACTTGCAGCCGTGCTTGCCGTCACTGCCTGGTCCACGTCCGTGCCCTTCGTGATGGCGCAGAACACGCCGATCACAAGCTTCACGCCAGGTGACCTGGTCGTCATGCGCGGCGGTGACACGACACATTCGCAGCAGGACTACAGCATCGGCGAAGTGCCCGCCTATCTCGACGAATACACCCCGGCGGGAACGTATGTGGGCACGTACGCCATTCCCACGTCGGTGATGACGTTGCCCGGCATCGGGCTCAATAGCCACGAAGGGCATCTGAACGTCTCGGGCAACGGCCAGGACATCGATTTCGCCGGTTATCAGCAAGCCGTCGACCCCAGTACGCCACGCGTGACCGACGGCAGCGGCACGGGCGATTACTACCAGGTCGGCCAGGTGTCGCTGGGCGGCACGTTCACGCACACGGCGCTTGATACTTCGCAGGCATTTCCTCAGTTCATCCGTGCGGCGTATTCCGTGGACGGTACGCAAATGTGGGTTGCCAGCAAATACAACGGACCGACGGCGAACGGCTTCGGCGGCGGATTGGAATACATCGCGAACTTCGGCACGGCCACGGCCCACACCACGGCTCTGCAAGGCGGCACCGACTGGCGAACCGTGCAGGTTGTCGGCGGACAACTGTACGGCGGCACCGGCTCGAGCTCCGTGGGCGCGCATGGCTTTTATGCGATCGGCCAGGGCGCGCCGACGACGCCCCTTCCGGCTAACACTCTGCTATCGCCGATCGGGAACAATTCCGTGACGGCATTCAGCTTCACGACGTTGCCCGGCTCGCAGCCGATCAATGGCGTTGCCGGCACGCCGAACGTGGTCTATGTGACCGGCGATCCCTCCGGTACCGCATACCTGGGCAAGCTCTACTCGCCCGGCGGCACGCCGCTCGGCGCCAGTAACCTTACGTTCGCATCGACCGCGAATTTCTCGGGGCTCGGCACGCCCGAGGGCTTGTCGGTGCGTATCGATCCCACGAACAGCTCGTGGGTGGATATCTTTCTGCAAACGACGACCGGCGTCTATTCGGCGATCGACAAGAGCGGAGCGTCGAACGCTGGTTTTGGATCATTGCAATTCACGCAGATCGTGAGCAGCACCAGCGACACGAGCTTTTACGGTTTGGCGTTGATTCCGACCGCCGCGCAAGTGCTCGTCGGCGACGTCAATCTGGATGGCATCGTCAACAGTCAGGACCTGGCGCTTATCTCGAGCAATTGGCTCGCAAGCGGAGCCAACGAGGAAGGCGACGTCAACCACGATGGCATCGTCAACAGTCAGGACCTGGCCTTGGTGTCGTCGAACTGGCTGGCCACGGCCCCGGGCGGCAGCGGAAACGCGGCAGCCGTTCCGGAGCCGGGAACGTTTGTCTTGGCGATCATGGCGCTGCTCGGGTGGCAATTCGGCCGCCGACGTTTTGTCGTAACGCGGCCGGCCGCGCCAGGCGGCTGA
- a CDS encoding DUF1559 domain-containing protein, with product MTTPLMHEMLCKDRMARTASTRDDFRTTACRAWPAGFTLVELLVVIAIIGILIGLLLPAVQAARESARRAQCTNNLRQMGIALHNQLSRLNSFPCGVPNAAKNKWITGGTQAGAVCQGPNWASMIAGDMEDAHTMQDLEACMAIQYSGCDDCSHPASYIGGPDYFDAIGETTPSYRLCPSAEPCETEFGPVWSLEGLGKGNYAGNWGSADYNSYQDSTKAGVFGVVDIGNFVTQNDPRCLGIWKMGYGRGTKATDIIDGLSNTLMVSEVLGYESYRDIRGCWAANSMGSSIFTAMTTPNSKTNDIIPMCEPNIPDGHPLKCKQDQSDGLVNAAARSMHPSGVVTLFADGSGRFTADSIDPTVWAALSTRAGGDLAAGQQ from the coding sequence ATGACCACACCTCTCATGCACGAAATGCTTTGCAAGGATCGCATGGCTCGCACCGCTTCGACGCGTGACGATTTTCGTACAACCGCCTGCCGAGCTTGGCCGGCTGGTTTCACGCTGGTCGAACTGTTGGTCGTGATCGCGATCATCGGGATCCTGATCGGCCTTTTGCTGCCCGCGGTGCAAGCGGCGCGCGAATCGGCCCGCCGCGCCCAATGCACCAACAATCTGCGGCAGATGGGAATCGCGCTGCACAATCAATTGAGCCGCCTGAACAGTTTCCCGTGCGGCGTACCCAATGCCGCCAAGAACAAATGGATCACCGGTGGAACGCAAGCCGGCGCCGTTTGTCAGGGACCCAATTGGGCCAGCATGATCGCGGGCGACATGGAGGACGCCCACACGATGCAGGATCTCGAAGCCTGTATGGCAATACAGTACAGCGGGTGTGACGATTGCTCGCACCCCGCTTCGTACATTGGTGGCCCCGACTACTTTGACGCCATCGGCGAAACCACGCCGTCCTACCGACTGTGCCCCAGCGCGGAGCCCTGCGAGACGGAGTTCGGGCCGGTTTGGAGCCTGGAAGGGCTGGGCAAAGGGAATTATGCCGGCAACTGGGGCTCGGCCGATTACAACTCGTACCAGGACAGTACCAAGGCCGGCGTCTTTGGCGTTGTCGATATAGGTAACTTTGTGACGCAGAACGATCCGCGCTGCCTGGGCATCTGGAAGATGGGATATGGCCGCGGCACGAAAGCCACGGATATTATCGATGGCCTGTCGAACACGCTGATGGTCAGCGAGGTGTTGGGCTACGAGAGCTATCGCGATATCCGTGGCTGCTGGGCCGCCAATTCCATGGGTTCGTCGATCTTCACCGCCATGACGACCCCCAACTCGAAAACCAACGACATCATTCCAATGTGCGAGCCCAATATTCCCGATGGCCACCCGCTGAAATGTAAACAAGATCAATCCGACGGACTCGTGAACGCTGCGGCGCGCAGCATGCACCCCAGCGGTGTGGTGACGCTGTTCGCCGATGGATCAGGCCGCTTCACAGCCGATTCGATTGATCCGACGGTGTGGGCTGCCTTGTCGACACGAGCGGGCGGAGACCTGGCCGCGGGCCAGCAATAG
- a CDS encoding transporter substrate-binding protein yields the protein MTTDSRISELIARWEALNFQGQNVSIEQLCGDCPELADELRKHVAQLAAPSAQVNETLAEDLTAGSTPSAKLPAPPTPGGGRYPNLPGYEIVSELGRGGMGVVYKARQIKLNRPVAIKTIISGAHAGARERARFAAEAESVARLQHPNIVQIYDVGEHDSAPYFSMEFVDGPSLHRRLQGQPVDETTAATVLETIALAIQYAHERGIVHRDLKPANILMAGPEDAPLRDCIPKLTDFGLARQLEEDVRLTQTGVVLGTPCYMAPEQVENPTADIKPAVDIYGLGALLYEMLTGRPPFSAASNFETMRLVVTEDPVRPSLLRPSVPRALERICLKCLAKHPEDRYASAQALADDLALFLDGERPTAENERQSVIRRRSQRRTTPAGTKRNAPWLTRHWQLVTNLLLVAIVSGMVLAGYWHLRRESTESAEADVAASLPAVPPAPPIKVGILHSLTGTMAISEQAVVDTCLLAIDEINEQGGLLGRKIEPIVRDGRSDPPTFAREAERLLAEDKVSVVFGCWTSAARKTVLPIFEKHDSLLVYPVEFEGLEQSPNILYIGPAPNQQIIPAVKWCYAFLDPPARRFFLVGSDYVFPHVANAIIRDELKGMGGEVVGEAYIPLGSSDVAAVIQEIRDAKPDVVLNTVNGDSNIALFRGLFLSGLRPDKLPVLSFSVGEPELRNMQLEDVIGDYAARNYFQTIDYRENQEFLQRFWARYGRQRVVSDAMESGYVGVHLWAKAVQKAQSDDPVKVRQSLRGLEYDGPGGPIFVDPVLLNTHRTTRIGRVRPDGLFDIVASSGSAVAPIIFPKSRTPAEWESLLESLYKKWGNSWSGPRSE from the coding sequence ATGACGACCGATTCTCGCATCAGTGAGCTGATCGCCCGCTGGGAAGCGCTCAACTTCCAGGGGCAGAATGTCAGCATCGAGCAACTGTGCGGCGACTGTCCGGAACTGGCGGACGAGCTGCGCAAGCACGTGGCCCAACTCGCGGCGCCATCGGCGCAGGTCAATGAGACGCTGGCCGAGGATTTGACCGCCGGCTCGACGCCTTCGGCAAAGCTGCCCGCCCCTCCGACGCCCGGCGGTGGTCGTTACCCCAACCTGCCCGGCTACGAAATCGTTAGCGAGTTGGGGCGCGGCGGGATGGGCGTCGTCTACAAGGCGCGGCAGATCAAGCTGAACCGGCCGGTCGCCATCAAAACGATCATCTCCGGCGCCCACGCCGGCGCGCGCGAGCGGGCGCGGTTCGCGGCCGAAGCCGAATCGGTCGCCCGATTGCAGCATCCCAACATCGTGCAGATCTACGACGTTGGCGAGCACGACAGCGCTCCGTACTTTTCCATGGAGTTCGTCGACGGCCCCAGTCTGCATCGCCGGCTGCAAGGTCAGCCCGTCGATGAGACCACGGCAGCTACGGTGCTGGAAACCATTGCCTTGGCGATCCAATACGCGCACGAGCGCGGGATCGTGCATCGCGACCTGAAGCCCGCCAACATCTTGATGGCTGGCCCCGAGGACGCGCCGCTGCGCGACTGCATTCCGAAGCTGACCGATTTCGGCCTCGCGCGCCAGTTGGAAGAAGACGTGCGCTTGACGCAGACCGGTGTCGTCCTGGGCACGCCGTGTTACATGGCGCCCGAGCAAGTCGAGAACCCGACGGCCGACATCAAGCCGGCGGTTGATATCTATGGGCTGGGCGCGTTGTTGTACGAAATGCTGACGGGTCGGCCGCCGTTTTCGGCCGCATCGAATTTCGAAACAATGCGGCTCGTCGTGACCGAGGATCCGGTGCGCCCGAGCCTCTTGCGGCCTTCGGTGCCGCGGGCGCTGGAGCGCATTTGCCTGAAATGCCTGGCGAAACACCCGGAAGATCGATACGCAAGCGCCCAGGCCTTGGCAGACGATTTGGCCCTGTTCCTGGACGGCGAACGTCCCACGGCAGAGAACGAGCGGCAGAGCGTCATTCGCCGCCGCTCGCAACGAAGAACGACCCCGGCCGGTACCAAGCGCAACGCGCCCTGGCTTACGCGTCACTGGCAACTGGTGACCAATCTGCTGCTGGTCGCGATTGTGTCCGGAATGGTCCTGGCCGGTTATTGGCACCTGCGCCGCGAAAGCACTGAGTCGGCCGAAGCCGACGTCGCTGCGTCACTGCCCGCGGTGCCGCCCGCACCTCCCATCAAAGTCGGCATTCTGCATTCTTTGACCGGCACGATGGCTATCAGCGAACAGGCGGTGGTCGACACGTGCCTGCTGGCCATTGACGAAATCAATGAGCAGGGGGGCCTGTTGGGGCGCAAGATCGAGCCGATCGTGCGCGATGGCCGCTCCGATCCGCCCACGTTTGCGCGCGAAGCCGAACGGCTGCTCGCCGAAGATAAAGTCTCGGTGGTCTTCGGCTGTTGGACGTCAGCCGCACGCAAGACGGTACTGCCGATCTTCGAAAAGCATGACAGTCTGCTTGTTTACCCTGTCGAGTTCGAGGGTTTGGAGCAAAGTCCGAACATTCTCTACATCGGTCCGGCGCCGAACCAGCAGATCATTCCGGCCGTGAAGTGGTGCTACGCCTTCCTCGATCCGCCGGCGCGACGATTCTTCCTGGTCGGTTCGGACTATGTCTTTCCGCACGTGGCCAACGCGATCATCCGTGACGAGTTGAAAGGTATGGGGGGCGAGGTGGTCGGCGAAGCGTACATTCCGCTGGGGAGCAGCGACGTTGCCGCCGTAATTCAGGAAATTCGCGATGCCAAGCCCGATGTCGTGCTGAACACGGTCAACGGCGACAGCAATATCGCGTTGTTTCGCGGCCTGTTCCTAAGCGGCCTGCGCCCTGACAAACTGCCGGTTCTTTCGTTTTCGGTCGGCGAGCCGGAACTGCGCAACATGCAGTTGGAGGACGTGATCGGCGACTACGCGGCGCGCAACTATTTCCAGACAATTGATTATCGCGAAAATCAGGAGTTTTTGCAGCGGTTCTGGGCTCGGTATGGCCGCCAACGCGTCGTCAGCGATGCTATGGAATCGGGCTACGTTGGCGTTCACCTGTGGGCCAAGGCCGTGCAAAAGGCCCAGAGCGACGATCCGGTCAAGGTGCGCCAATCGCTGCGCGGACTGGAATATGATGGACCGGGCGGCCCCATATTCGTCGACCCGGTACTGCTGAATACTCACCGCACGACACGCATCGGCCGCGTGCGTCCTGACGGGCTGTTCGATATCGTGGCCAGCTCCGGTAGCGCCGTCGCCCCGATCATCTTTCCCAAGTCGCGGACGCCGGCCGAGTGGGAATCGCTCCTCGAATCGCTCTACAAAAAATGGGGCAACAGTTGGAGCGGGCCGCGGAGCGAGTGA
- a CDS encoding SDR family NAD(P)-dependent oxidoreductase, whose translation MQIKDQVIVVTGGGNGIGRALCRRFAAEGAKGIVVADLDDAATREVAGEIGGLAVRTDVSVPGELVSLVEQATKKFGPIDLFCSNAGIETGGGIDAPDEAWQRIWQVNVMAHVYAARAVLPGMLARGRGYLLQTASAAGLLTQMSSAPYSATKHAAVGLADWLAITYGDAGIKVSCLCPLGVRTNMLMSTEDPIAVFLREGAIDAEQVADAVVKGLAAEQFLILPHPEVAEFFRRKADDYDRWLRGMKRLRASLPGMPDPRGWGEL comes from the coding sequence ATGCAGATCAAAGACCAGGTAATCGTCGTGACCGGCGGAGGCAATGGCATCGGCCGGGCACTGTGCAGGCGCTTTGCCGCCGAGGGAGCCAAGGGAATCGTCGTGGCCGATCTCGATGATGCGGCCACGCGCGAAGTAGCAGGCGAAATCGGCGGGCTGGCCGTGCGCACCGACGTCAGCGTGCCCGGCGAGCTTGTTTCGCTCGTCGAACAAGCCACGAAGAAGTTCGGGCCGATCGATCTGTTCTGTTCGAACGCCGGCATCGAGACCGGCGGCGGGATCGACGCCCCGGACGAGGCCTGGCAGCGCATCTGGCAAGTGAACGTCATGGCGCACGTGTACGCTGCGCGGGCAGTGCTGCCCGGCATGCTTGCGCGCGGGCGAGGGTACTTGCTGCAAACGGCCTCGGCGGCCGGGCTGCTGACGCAAATGAGTTCGGCGCCGTATTCAGCGACGAAGCATGCCGCCGTCGGCCTGGCCGATTGGCTGGCGATCACCTACGGCGACGCGGGGATCAAAGTGTCATGCCTGTGCCCTCTGGGCGTGCGGACCAACATGCTGATGTCGACCGAGGATCCGATCGCCGTGTTTCTGCGCGAAGGAGCGATCGACGCCGAGCAGGTCGCCGATGCCGTGGTGAAGGGGCTCGCGGCCGAACAATTCTTGATTCTGCCGCATCCCGAGGTGGCCGAATTCTTCCGTCGCAAGGCCGACGACTACGACCGCTGGCTACGCGGCATGAAGCGCTTGCGCGCCAGCCTGCCGGGCATGCCCGACCCACGCGGATGGGGTGAGCTTTGA
- a CDS encoding DUF1552 domain-containing protein, with amino-acid sequence MNERRHVSRRTVLKGLGTALALPMFDCMLPVRARAESEALAVLPRRLAFLYVPNGVHIPDWKPKATGADFDLPPILAPLAEHKSYLTVFSGLAQDKGRPNGDGPGDHARALSSFLTGCQAFKTNGANIRLGISADQVAAQLVGHRTRFPSLELGVDRGAQSGNCDSGYSCAYSSNVSWRSATQPNPKEIDPRLVFERLFGAGTSVESDQARATRAKYEKSVLDFVRDDASRLKKKLGATDQRKLDEYLTAVREVEGRITHAEKSARRELPSYERPDGIPQDHAEHLRLMSDLLVLAFQADLTRVATFMFGNDGSNRSYSFIGVPEGHHDLSHHGGDEKKQAKISLINQFHTKNLAYLLDRLKSVREGDTTLLDQAMIAYGSGLGDGNAHNHDKLPILVAGRAGGTIQSGRHLEFEKETPLNNLWLSLLDRVDAHAEQLGDSTGRIEGI; translated from the coding sequence ATGAACGAGCGCAGACATGTCTCGCGACGAACGGTCTTGAAGGGGCTAGGCACGGCGCTCGCGCTGCCGATGTTCGATTGCATGCTGCCGGTTCGGGCACGAGCCGAGAGCGAGGCTCTGGCCGTGCTGCCAAGACGACTGGCATTCCTGTACGTTCCCAACGGCGTACACATCCCCGATTGGAAGCCGAAGGCCACGGGCGCGGATTTTGACCTGCCGCCGATTCTCGCCCCTCTGGCGGAACACAAGAGCTACCTCACCGTCTTCAGCGGACTAGCGCAGGACAAAGGACGCCCCAATGGCGACGGGCCGGGAGATCACGCCCGGGCGCTGTCGAGCTTTTTGACCGGCTGCCAGGCCTTTAAAACGAACGGAGCCAACATTCGGCTCGGCATTTCGGCCGACCAGGTTGCCGCCCAACTGGTCGGGCACCGTACAAGGTTTCCTTCTCTCGAGTTAGGTGTCGACCGCGGCGCGCAGTCGGGCAATTGCGACTCGGGCTACAGCTGCGCGTACTCGTCGAACGTTTCGTGGCGATCGGCGACGCAGCCCAATCCAAAGGAAATCGATCCTCGGCTGGTTTTCGAGCGCCTGTTCGGCGCGGGCACCAGCGTCGAGAGTGATCAGGCTCGCGCCACCCGCGCGAAATATGAGAAGAGCGTGCTCGATTTCGTGCGCGACGATGCCAGCCGATTGAAGAAGAAACTCGGCGCCACCGACCAGCGAAAGTTGGACGAATACTTGACGGCGGTGCGCGAAGTCGAGGGACGGATCACGCACGCCGAGAAATCAGCCCGCCGAGAATTGCCCAGCTACGAGCGGCCCGACGGTATCCCGCAGGATCATGCCGAGCATCTGCGGCTGATGAGCGACCTGTTGGTGCTGGCGTTCCAGGCCGACTTGACGCGCGTCGCCACGTTCATGTTCGGCAACGACGGCAGCAACCGCAGCTACTCGTTCATCGGCGTGCCCGAGGGGCATCACGATCTGTCACACCACGGCGGCGACGAGAAAAAGCAGGCCAAGATCAGCCTGATCAATCAGTTTCACACCAAGAACCTGGCCTACTTGCTCGACCGACTGAAATCGGTCCGCGAGGGGGACACCACGCTTCTGGACCAGGCGATGATCGCCTACGGCAGCGGCCTCGGAGACGGCAACGCCCACAATCACGACAAGCTGCCGATCCTGGTCGCCGGCCGGGCCGGTGGCACCATTCAGAGTGGCCGGCACCTGGAGTTCGAAAAAGAAACACCGCTCAATAATTTGTGGCTCTCGCTGCTCGATCGGGTCGACGCCCACGCCGAGCAGTTGGGCGACTCGACCGGTCGGATCGAAGGCATCTGA